From a single Bacillus pumilus genomic region:
- the murD gene encoding UDP-N-acetylmuramoyl-L-alanine--D-glutamate ligase codes for MQRLKNEQVLVLGLAKSGYAAASILHEHGINVTVNDQKPFEENKPAQLLSEKGIDVVCGSHPLRIFDEKEITILIKNPGIPYENVMVQEALRRQIPVWTEIELAYHLTSSPFIGITGSNGKTTTTTLIYEMLKKDSQKTLVAGNIGTVASEVAANAAGDEWIVTELSSFQLMGTVEFRPKISLILNIFDAHLDYHHTRDEYEKAKQKVYAHQHEDDIAVINLDDSSVVKLAEGSKAKKVFFSVKEPVEHGASIQQGAIYYMNEHIIDVKDVVLPGEHNQENILAAICAVKNAGCSNEAIVHVLTTFGGVKHRLQFVDTIQSRTFYNDSKATNILATSKALSAFEQPTILLAGGLDRGNEFDELKPFMKHVKGIITFGETAPKFVKLGEELGIHHVKHVDNVEQAVPAAFNISEEEDVILLSPACASWDQHKTFEERGDMFVNAVHMLK; via the coding sequence ATGCAAAGGTTAAAAAACGAACAAGTACTTGTATTAGGTCTTGCAAAAAGCGGATATGCGGCAGCTTCAATTCTTCATGAACATGGAATAAATGTGACGGTAAATGATCAAAAACCGTTTGAAGAAAACAAACCTGCTCAGCTCCTTTCTGAAAAGGGGATTGATGTCGTTTGTGGCAGCCATCCGCTTCGTATATTCGATGAGAAAGAAATTACGATTTTAATTAAAAATCCAGGGATTCCTTATGAAAATGTGATGGTTCAAGAAGCACTTCGCCGTCAAATCCCGGTTTGGACGGAAATAGAATTAGCGTATCATTTGACCTCATCTCCTTTTATTGGGATTACCGGATCAAATGGAAAAACGACGACTACAACATTGATTTACGAAATGCTGAAAAAAGACAGCCAAAAAACATTAGTGGCAGGTAATATTGGAACAGTTGCCAGCGAAGTCGCTGCAAACGCAGCTGGTGACGAATGGATCGTAACGGAGCTTTCTTCTTTTCAGTTAATGGGAACTGTTGAATTCAGACCAAAAATCAGCTTAATTTTAAATATTTTTGATGCACATTTAGACTATCACCACACTCGTGATGAATATGAAAAAGCAAAACAAAAAGTATACGCCCATCAACATGAAGATGACATAGCTGTAATTAACTTGGATGACTCATCAGTCGTAAAACTGGCAGAAGGTTCAAAAGCAAAAAAAGTGTTTTTCTCAGTGAAAGAGCCCGTAGAACATGGTGCGTCTATTCAACAAGGTGCAATTTACTACATGAATGAACATATTATTGATGTAAAGGATGTTGTCCTTCCTGGTGAGCATAACCAAGAAAACATTTTGGCAGCTATTTGTGCTGTGAAAAATGCAGGCTGCTCAAATGAAGCGATCGTACACGTTCTCACGACATTTGGTGGAGTGAAGCATCGTCTGCAATTTGTAGATACCATTCAGAGTCGGACATTTTATAACGATAGTAAAGCAACAAATATACTGGCAACAAGTAAAGCATTGTCAGCCTTCGAGCAGCCGACCATTTTATTAGCGGGCGGACTTGATCGTGGCAATGAATTTGATGAATTGAAGCCTTTCATGAAACATGTAAAAGGAATCATTACATTTGGTGAGACTGCACCTAAGTTTGTGAAGCTTGGTGAAGAGCTTGGAATACATCACGTAAAACATGTCGATAATGTTGAACAAGCAGTACCTGCGGCGTTTAACATATCTGAAGAAGAAGACGTGATTTTATTATCACCGGCTTGTGCAAGCTGGGATCAACATAAAACATTTGAAGAACGTGGAGACATGTTTGTAAACGCCGTGCATATGCTTAAATAA
- the spoVE gene encoding stage V sporulation protein E: protein MTNKKTSPDFLLVVITLLLLTIGLIMVYSASAVWASYKFDDSFYFAKRQLLFAGIGVIAMFFIMRVDYWTWRTWSKILIAVCFLLLLLVLIPGIGMERNGSRSWIGVGAFSIQPSEFMKLAMIAFLAKFLSEKQKNITSFRKGFAPALGIVFSAFAIIMLQPDLGTGTVMVGTCIIMIFVSGARIAHFIFLGLIGLSGFAALVLSAPYRIKRITSYLNPWEDPLGSGFQIIQSLYAVGPGGLFGMGLGQSRQKFFYLPEPQTDFIFAILSEELGFIGGSLILLLFSVLLWRGIRIALGAPDLYGSFLAVGIISMVAIQVMINIAVVTGLIPVTGITLPFLSYGGSSLTLMLMAIGVLLNVSRYARY from the coding sequence TTGACGAATAAGAAAACTTCTCCGGATTTTTTGCTTGTTGTCATTACGTTACTTTTATTGACGATTGGTTTAATTATGGTGTACAGCGCTAGTGCTGTGTGGGCATCGTATAAATTTGATGATTCGTTTTATTTTGCAAAAAGACAGCTTTTGTTTGCCGGAATCGGAGTTATCGCAATGTTTTTCATTATGCGGGTCGATTATTGGACGTGGCGGACTTGGTCAAAGATATTGATCGCTGTTTGTTTTCTCCTTTTGCTGCTAGTACTTATCCCAGGTATCGGTATGGAGAGAAATGGATCAAGAAGCTGGATCGGTGTCGGTGCGTTTAGTATTCAGCCCTCTGAGTTTATGAAGCTTGCGATGATTGCGTTTCTTGCAAAATTCTTATCTGAAAAACAAAAAAATATCACATCCTTTCGAAAAGGTTTTGCTCCAGCCTTAGGCATTGTCTTTTCTGCATTTGCCATCATAATGCTGCAGCCGGATCTTGGAACAGGAACGGTAATGGTTGGAACCTGTATCATTATGATATTTGTTTCAGGTGCGAGAATAGCGCACTTTATATTTCTCGGTCTTATAGGGCTAAGCGGGTTTGCTGCACTTGTCTTATCAGCACCCTACCGAATAAAACGAATTACATCGTACTTAAATCCTTGGGAAGATCCACTAGGCAGTGGGTTTCAAATCATTCAATCCTTATACGCTGTTGGTCCAGGTGGTCTGTTCGGAATGGGCCTTGGTCAAAGTAGACAAAAATTCTTCTATTTACCTGAGCCTCAAACGGACTTCATCTTTGCCATATTATCTGAAGAACTTGGTTTTATAGGAGGATCACTCATTTTACTCCTTTTCAGTGTTCTGTTATGGAGAGGCATACGAATAGCACTTGGCGCCCCAGACTTATATGGAAGTTTCCTAGCGGTTGGTATTATTTCAATGGTTGCCATTCAAGTGATGATTAATATCGCAGTTGTCACTGGACTTATTCCTGTGACAGGTATCACGCTCCCGTTTCTTAGTTATGGCGGATCATCACTAACATTAATGCTAATGGCAATTGGCGTACTGTTGAATGTGAGCAGGTACGCTAGGTATTAA
- the murG gene encoding undecaprenyldiphospho-muramoylpentapeptide beta-N-acetylglucosaminyltransferase has translation MRIVISGGGTGGHIYPALAFIKEVKRLHPDVEFLYIGTENGLEKKIVERENIPFKSIEISGFKRKLSFDNVKTVMRFLKGVQKSKSYLKEFKPDAVIGTGGYVCGPVVYAASKLKIPTIIHEQNSLPGITNKFLARYVNKVAICFDEAKAHFPSEKVVFTGNPRASEVVSIKEGKSLKEFGLDEKKKTVLIFGGSRGAAPINRAVIEMQDELKAKNYQLLYITGDVHYEKVLHELNEKGAAPNMITKPFLHQMPEYLKSIDVIVARAGATTIAEVTALGIPTIFIPSPYVTANHQEINARSLEKHDAAIVLRESELSGDRLLHAIDEIAGNEEKLNEMSRLTKELGVPDAATRLYNVLKEITTT, from the coding sequence ATGCGTATAGTAATTAGTGGAGGCGGAACTGGTGGGCATATATATCCGGCTTTAGCTTTTATTAAAGAAGTGAAAAGACTGCATCCTGATGTGGAATTTTTATATATTGGTACTGAAAATGGACTTGAAAAGAAAATTGTAGAAAGAGAAAATATTCCTTTCAAATCTATAGAAATTTCAGGTTTTAAACGAAAACTTTCCTTTGATAACGTCAAAACGGTGATGAGATTTTTAAAGGGCGTTCAGAAAAGTAAATCTTACTTAAAAGAATTCAAGCCTGATGCGGTTATTGGAACAGGTGGTTATGTGTGTGGACCGGTGGTTTATGCGGCTTCTAAGCTGAAAATCCCGACTATCATACACGAACAAAACAGCTTGCCTGGTATCACAAATAAGTTCCTGGCGAGATATGTTAATAAGGTAGCCATCTGCTTTGATGAAGCAAAGGCACATTTTCCTTCTGAAAAGGTTGTATTTACGGGAAACCCTAGAGCCTCTGAAGTCGTCTCTATAAAAGAGGGGAAATCTCTTAAAGAATTTGGGCTGGATGAAAAGAAAAAAACGGTTCTTATTTTTGGCGGGAGCCGAGGTGCTGCCCCTATTAATAGAGCAGTGATTGAAATGCAAGATGAATTAAAAGCTAAGAACTACCAGCTTTTATATATCACAGGTGATGTTCATTATGAAAAAGTGTTGCATGAGCTAAATGAAAAAGGTGCAGCACCTAATATGATCACAAAACCTTTCTTGCATCAAATGCCGGAGTACCTCAAATCGATCGATGTGATTGTTGCAAGAGCTGGAGCCACTACAATTGCTGAAGTAACAGCTCTTGGGATTCCAACCATTTTTATTCCGAGTCCGTACGTGACGGCAAATCATCAGGAGATCAATGCAAGATCACTTGAAAAACACGATGCTGCGATTGTTTTAAGAGAATCAGAGCTTTCGGGAGATCGTCTGCTGCATGCCATTGATGAAATTGCCGGTAATGAAGAAAAACTCAACGAAATGAGCCGTCTAACGAAAGAACTAGGCGTACCAGATGCGGCTACACGTTTATATAATGTGTTAAAAGAAATTACGACTACATGA
- the murB gene encoding UDP-N-acetylmuramate dehydrogenase: MENLKNELLEAQVGKVLENEPLANHTTMKIGGPADLLIIPKDIDAVQTIMDQVKKHHVNWTVIGRGSNLLVLDKGIRGVVLKLGAGLDHLTVNDEEITVGGGYSVVRLATSLSKQGLSGLEFAAGIPGSIGGAVYMNAGAHGSDISKILVKARILFEDGSIEWLTNEQMNFSYRTSVLQKERPGIVLEAVFKLKQDDREKITKKMQQNKDYRKETQPYNRPCAGSIFRNPLPEYAGQLVEKANLKGYQIGGARISDMHGNFIVNAGGATAQDVLDLIQYIQKKIKEDYNVDMHTEVEIIGEAN; the protein is encoded by the coding sequence ATGGAGAACTTGAAGAATGAATTATTAGAAGCGCAGGTTGGTAAAGTACTTGAAAATGAGCCGCTTGCTAATCATACAACAATGAAAATAGGGGGACCAGCAGATCTATTGATCATCCCTAAAGATATTGATGCAGTTCAAACGATCATGGATCAAGTGAAAAAACATCATGTGAATTGGACGGTTATCGGAAGAGGTTCGAATTTACTTGTACTTGATAAGGGGATACGCGGTGTTGTCCTCAAGTTAGGCGCTGGACTGGATCACTTAACTGTAAATGATGAAGAAATTACAGTTGGCGGCGGCTATTCTGTCGTTAGACTCGCGACATCTCTTAGTAAGCAAGGTCTTTCAGGATTGGAATTCGCAGCTGGTATTCCTGGGTCTATTGGCGGTGCTGTTTATATGAACGCAGGTGCACATGGATCTGATATCAGTAAGATTCTTGTGAAAGCTAGAATCTTATTTGAAGATGGAAGCATCGAGTGGCTCACAAATGAACAGATGAATTTTAGCTATCGAACTTCAGTTCTTCAAAAGGAACGACCTGGCATTGTCCTTGAAGCGGTGTTTAAGCTAAAACAGGATGACCGCGAGAAGATTACAAAAAAGATGCAGCAAAATAAAGATTATCGTAAAGAAACACAGCCTTATAATCGACCATGTGCTGGCAGTATTTTTCGAAATCCCCTGCCTGAATATGCAGGACAGCTTGTAGAAAAAGCGAATTTAAAAGGATACCAGATTGGCGGAGCGAGAATTTCTGATATGCATGGCAACTTTATTGTCAACGCTGGTGGTGCAACTGCTCAAGACGTGCTTGACTTAATTCAGTACATTCAAAAGAAAATTAAAGAAGACTATAACGTAGATATGCATACAGAAGTAGAAATTATCGGTGAAGCAAATTAA
- a CDS encoding cell division protein FtsQ/DivIB, whose product MRPDHENEKIVNIEERIPKIKEQRKQKANRRLISFILLFFIMVLIIIYLQTPISKISSLTITGNEHVSTKQLVKLSQIKEGETEFWNLNKDITADHIKQNKLIKSVSIKKHFPNKVSIAVKEYANIAYLQKGNLYYELLENGTALPEEVTPSHAGPIFVDWDNKEKLKQTVRSLNQLPASIQELISEVYYVPTNSNQWLVKFYMNDGNTVIASIKTFGDKMKTYPAILKELSSSEKGTIHMEVATYFEAFKSKKKEDER is encoded by the coding sequence ATGCGGCCTGATCATGAAAATGAAAAGATCGTCAATATAGAAGAGCGAATTCCTAAAATTAAAGAACAAAGGAAGCAAAAAGCGAATCGAAGGCTGATCTCTTTTATTCTACTGTTTTTTATCATGGTTCTAATTATTATTTATTTGCAGACACCAATCAGTAAAATTTCTTCTTTAACCATCACGGGTAACGAGCATGTCTCTACAAAACAGCTTGTTAAACTTTCACAAATTAAAGAAGGCGAAACAGAGTTTTGGAATTTAAATAAAGATATAACAGCAGACCATATTAAACAAAATAAACTGATTAAAAGCGTTAGTATCAAAAAGCATTTCCCGAATAAGGTTAGTATTGCTGTCAAAGAATATGCAAATATTGCGTATCTTCAAAAGGGCAACTTATATTATGAACTTCTTGAAAATGGGACAGCTTTACCAGAAGAAGTTACACCGAGTCATGCGGGACCTATTTTTGTCGATTGGGACAATAAGGAGAAGCTGAAGCAAACCGTTAGATCTTTAAATCAGTTGCCAGCCTCAATTCAGGAACTCATCTCAGAAGTATATTATGTGCCGACAAATTCAAATCAGTGGCTAGTTAAATTTTATATGAATGACGGGAACACCGTGATTGCGTCGATTAAAACATTCGGTGATAAAATGAAAACCTATCCAGCCATTTTAAAAGAACTTTCTTCTTCTGAGAAAGGGACAATCCATATGGAAGTCGCTACGTATTTTGAAGCGTTTAAATCTAAGAAAAAGGAAGATGAGCGTTGA
- a CDS encoding DUF881 domain-containing protein, translated as MRGKTVIFSIVMLVLGFLISFSYQYTKQHQADVIRTEQWKKEYSLKSQLTKQEKANQKLEKELYSLQSKVQATESNLKNEKEQYFNVLEDVEKYRMFTGEIGVKGKGIKVSLEDASYIPSGQNVNNYIVHESHIFHVINELFISGASAVSINGQRITHQSYIHCNGPVVTVDGVQHPAPFVISAIGDPAVLMPALNIAGGVVDQLTSDHISMTIEKKDIHMNPLLRNKD; from the coding sequence TTGAGAGGCAAAACAGTTATATTCTCAATTGTCATGCTTGTTCTTGGTTTTCTGATTTCTTTTTCATACCAGTATACAAAGCAGCATCAGGCAGATGTCATTCGGACAGAGCAATGGAAAAAAGAATACTCTCTGAAAAGTCAGCTCACAAAGCAGGAAAAGGCGAATCAGAAACTTGAAAAAGAATTATATAGCCTTCAATCAAAGGTGCAAGCGACAGAGTCCAATTTGAAAAATGAAAAAGAGCAGTATTTTAATGTTTTGGAAGATGTTGAGAAATACAGAATGTTTACAGGAGAGATCGGTGTAAAAGGGAAAGGGATCAAAGTATCTCTTGAAGATGCATCTTATATCCCGAGTGGACAAAATGTCAATAATTACATTGTGCATGAGAGCCACATTTTTCATGTGATAAACGAACTATTTATATCAGGAGCCTCTGCTGTATCTATTAATGGACAAAGAATCACACACCAATCCTACATACATTGTAACGGCCCAGTTGTCACAGTCGATGGCGTTCAGCATCCAGCACCATTTGTCATTTCTGCTATTGGTGATCCAGCTGTGTTAATGCCTGCTTTAAATATTGCAGGAGGAGTGGTCGATCAGCTCACAAGTGATCACATTTCAATGACGATTGAAAAAAAGGATATCCATATGAATCCTCTTTTAAGAAACAAAGATTAA
- a CDS encoding DUF881 domain-containing protein — MRKKKPLLSLTALMIIFGIMVSIQFNSLQKPKVRDTRDVWELREDLSASKSKELDLLKEIDKYDEMLKKYGHQGDQSKEAQLTKTLKELKEKAGLTEVEGEGIEVVISQLFSKDLTGEEVKNIPPDLLKKLINEVNMFGAKHISINDHRVINTSVIRDINGTTKMDGYSLDGDEVTIKMISEQADKLYSRLNVSDIGDLFAQENFSLSISQPKKKIHLKAYDGAIQLNELKPLDDVKEGKS, encoded by the coding sequence TTGAGGAAAAAAAAGCCTTTACTTAGTTTAACAGCTTTAATGATCATATTCGGCATCATGGTCTCCATCCAATTTAATTCTTTACAAAAGCCCAAAGTTCGTGATACTCGTGATGTTTGGGAACTAAGAGAGGATTTATCTGCATCTAAAAGTAAAGAATTGGATTTGCTAAAAGAAATCGACAAATACGACGAGATGCTGAAAAAATATGGTCATCAAGGAGATCAATCAAAAGAAGCTCAATTAACTAAAACGTTAAAAGAGTTAAAGGAAAAAGCTGGCTTGACAGAAGTGGAAGGGGAGGGGATTGAAGTTGTTATTTCTCAGCTCTTTTCCAAGGATCTTACTGGAGAAGAAGTGAAAAATATCCCGCCTGATCTTTTGAAAAAGTTAATCAATGAAGTCAATATGTTTGGGGCAAAACATATTTCCATTAATGACCACCGTGTCATCAATACAAGTGTGATTCGGGATATTAATGGCACGACAAAAATGGATGGCTACAGCTTAGATGGTGATGAAGTCACCATTAAAATGATAAGCGAGCAGGCTGACAAATTATACAGCCGTTTAAATGTTTCAGATATTGGTGATTTGTTTGCTCAGGAAAACTTCAGCTTGAGTATAAGCCAACCGAAGAAAAAAATTCATTTAAAAGCATATGACGGTGCAATTCAGTTAAACGAATTAAAGCCTCTTGACGATGTAAAGGAGGGAAAATCTTAA
- a CDS encoding small basic family protein: MWLPVLGLIIGVAIGFLTNFTIPNEYSNYLSLAVLAALDTLIGGIRAHLQGAYDELVFVSGFFFNIILAISLAFLGVHLGVDLYLVGMFAFGVRLFQNIAVIRRILLTKWTISREKKKKSES; the protein is encoded by the coding sequence ATGTGGCTTCCTGTACTGGGCTTAATCATAGGAGTTGCGATCGGTTTCTTAACAAATTTTACGATTCCGAATGAGTATTCTAACTATCTTTCCCTCGCTGTACTTGCTGCGCTTGATACATTGATTGGTGGAATCCGGGCACATCTGCAAGGGGCATACGATGAACTAGTGTTTGTATCAGGCTTCTTCTTTAATATTATACTCGCAATAAGTTTAGCTTTTCTGGGCGTCCATCTTGGTGTAGACTTGTACTTAGTCGGAATGTTTGCATTCGGCGTTAGATTGTTTCAAAATATAGCAGTTATTCGAAGAATTCTACTAACAAAATGGACAATTTCTAGAGAAAAAAAGAAAAAAAGTGAGTCATAA
- the ftsA gene encoding cell division protein FtsA, whose translation MNNNEIYVSLDIGTSNIKVIVGEMADDSLNIIGVGNVPSEGLKKGSIVDIDETVHSIRQAFEQAERMVGFPLQKAIVGINGNHIHIQNTSGVVAVSSENKEIHAEDVRRVLDAAQVVSIPQEHLVLDVIPRQFIVDGRDEITDPKKMLGVRLEVDGSLITGSKTILHNWLRCVERAGIEIMDICLQPLASGSAALSKDEKNLGVALVDIGGGSTTISVFENGHLYSTHSIPLGGENITKDLSIGLRTSTEEAERIKKQFGHAFYDEASAEETFEVSVIGTDQKQTFTQLEAANIIEARLEEILLFVAEELRNMGVHDLPGGFVLTGGQAAIPGILSLAQTVLQNNVRIASPNYIGVREPQYMTGVGLIHFAYRNAKIQGRQVGFQMPDEAFHEVGASMEPVSSAPQVKEAQPRPKVKQKAQQETNKKPGKMKKLFNMFWE comes from the coding sequence ATGAACAACAATGAAATTTACGTCAGCCTTGACATCGGTACATCCAATATAAAAGTCATCGTCGGAGAAATGGCGGATGATTCGCTTAACATTATAGGTGTTGGAAATGTCCCTTCTGAGGGGTTAAAAAAAGGATCGATTGTTGATATAGATGAGACAGTTCATTCTATTAGACAAGCATTTGAACAGGCTGAGAGAATGGTAGGTTTTCCTTTACAAAAGGCGATTGTCGGAATTAACGGAAACCACATTCATATTCAGAATACGAGCGGCGTGGTCGCAGTATCTAGTGAGAACAAAGAAATACATGCTGAAGATGTGAGACGTGTCTTAGATGCTGCACAAGTAGTATCTATTCCTCAAGAACATCTCGTCCTCGACGTAATTCCGAGACAATTTATCGTTGACGGAAGAGATGAGATCACAGATCCGAAAAAAATGCTTGGCGTTCGGCTAGAGGTGGATGGATCGTTAATTACAGGCTCTAAAACGATTCTACATAACTGGCTCCGATGTGTAGAAAGAGCTGGAATTGAAATTATGGATATTTGCTTGCAGCCACTCGCATCGGGCTCAGCAGCATTATCGAAAGACGAAAAAAATCTAGGGGTAGCTCTTGTCGATATTGGCGGCGGATCTACAACGATATCCGTATTTGAAAACGGGCATCTCTATTCTACTCACAGTATCCCTTTGGGCGGAGAGAACATTACAAAAGATTTGTCTATAGGACTTAGAACTTCGACTGAAGAAGCTGAACGAATCAAAAAACAATTTGGGCATGCGTTTTATGATGAGGCATCGGCTGAGGAAACATTTGAAGTTTCTGTCATCGGTACCGATCAAAAACAAACGTTTACTCAGCTTGAAGCGGCTAACATTATTGAAGCACGGCTGGAAGAAATCCTGCTCTTTGTGGCAGAGGAATTAAGAAATATGGGTGTCCATGACTTGCCTGGTGGATTCGTTCTAACAGGCGGACAGGCAGCCATACCAGGTATCCTTTCTCTAGCACAAACAGTCTTGCAAAACAATGTCAGGATTGCAAGTCCGAATTATATCGGGGTGAGAGAGCCTCAATATATGACAGGAGTTGGTCTGATCCACTTTGCTTATCGCAATGCAAAGATTCAAGGCAGACAGGTTGGATTCCAAATGCCGGATGAGGCGTTTCATGAAGTAGGCGCATCCATGGAGCCGGTTTCTTCTGCACCACAAGTGAAAGAAGCGCAGCCAAGACCGAAAGTGAAACAAAAAGCACAACAAGAGACAAATAAAAAACCGGGCAAAATGAAAAAACTATTTAATATGTTCTGGGAATAG
- the ftsZ gene encoding cell division protein FtsZ, translating into MLEFETNIDGLASIKVIGVGGGGNNAVNRMIENDVQGVDFIAVNTDAQALNLSKAETKMQIGAKLTRGLGAGANPEVGKKAAEESKEQIEEVLKGADMVFVTAGMGGGTGTGAAPVIAKIAKDSGALTVGVVTRPFTFEGRKRQLQAVEGIASMKEAVDTLIVIPNDRLLEIVDKNTPMLEAFRAADNVLRQGVQGISDLIATPGLINLDFADVKTIMSNKGSALMGIGVATGENRAAEAAKKAISSPLLETAIDGAQGVIMNITGGTNLSLYEVQEAADIVASASDEDVNMIFGSVINDNLKDEIVVTVIATGFIEQEPEVTKSQRNPLGQGLKQNQSIPQKREVKREEHQQPSSQPRQNTQSSDDTLDIPTFLRNRNKR; encoded by the coding sequence ATGTTGGAGTTTGAAACAAATATAGACGGCCTAGCATCAATTAAAGTAATCGGAGTAGGTGGAGGCGGAAATAACGCTGTCAACCGAATGATCGAAAATGACGTACAAGGTGTCGATTTTATTGCAGTCAATACAGATGCACAGGCATTAAATCTATCAAAAGCAGAAACTAAAATGCAAATCGGTGCTAAGCTGACAAGAGGGCTTGGAGCAGGTGCGAATCCTGAAGTCGGTAAAAAGGCTGCTGAGGAAAGCAAAGAACAGATTGAAGAAGTACTAAAAGGCGCAGACATGGTCTTCGTTACAGCTGGTATGGGCGGTGGAACTGGTACGGGTGCTGCACCTGTCATTGCAAAAATCGCAAAAGATTCTGGTGCGTTGACAGTTGGAGTCGTCACCCGTCCTTTCACATTTGAAGGTAGAAAGCGTCAACTTCAAGCAGTTGAAGGAATCGCTTCTATGAAAGAAGCAGTTGACACATTAATCGTGATTCCAAACGATCGCTTGCTTGAAATTGTTGATAAAAACACGCCAATGCTTGAAGCATTCCGTGCAGCAGATAACGTGCTTAGACAAGGTGTTCAAGGGATTTCCGATTTGATTGCAACACCAGGTCTGATTAACCTTGACTTTGCTGACGTGAAAACAATCATGTCCAATAAAGGTTCTGCTCTTATGGGTATTGGTGTCGCAACAGGTGAAAACCGTGCTGCTGAAGCAGCGAAGAAGGCCATTTCTTCACCACTTCTAGAAACTGCGATCGATGGTGCACAAGGCGTCATCATGAACATTACGGGTGGTACGAACCTAAGTCTTTATGAAGTACAAGAAGCAGCGGATATTGTTGCTTCAGCATCTGATGAAGATGTAAACATGATCTTCGGTTCTGTCATTAATGATAACCTGAAGGATGAAATTGTGGTGACGGTAATCGCTACTGGATTTATCGAGCAAGAGCCAGAAGTGACAAAATCACAAAGAAATCCATTAGGACAAGGATTAAAGCAAAATCAATCCATTCCTCAAAAGCGTGAAGTAAAGCGTGAGGAACATCAACAGCCATCATCTCAACCGAGACAAAATACACAATCAAGCGATGATACGCTGGACATTCCAACGTTCTTACGTAACCGCAATAAACGCTAA